A genomic region of Nymphaea colorata isolate Beijing-Zhang1983 chromosome 2, ASM883128v2, whole genome shotgun sequence contains the following coding sequences:
- the LOC116247223 gene encoding protein DETOXIFICATION 12-like isoform X1, with translation MEEHVSMGESLLVKGASEAEVPRVGGRGATADDWLCWGLVVEEARRQVVMALPLALVTMVQFLLQAVSLMMVGHLGSLYLSSASISSSLCNVTGYIVLLGMASALETLCGQAYGAEQYQKVGVYTQKAIVTLLLVCIPITLLWFYMEKLLILIGQDHVIAHEAGKYAVFLIPGLFGAALLQPLVKFLQSQSLVLPLLFGAVVTLCFHVLVCWLLVFKFRIGHVGAAISVSLSYWMNLVILALYVKVSSACKKTVAPFTMEAFTRIQDFLGLALSSAVMICLEFWTFELLILLSGLLPDPELQASVLSICVYTLNVVYSIPYGLGAAASTRISNELGAGWSRRARSAVCVVILLAVIDMLIVSTTLYAIRYLLGYAYSSEKEVILYVAKVVPLVSLTSCMDAIQGVLSGVARGCGWQHLGAYANLGAFYLLGLPISAILGFHFHFGAIGLWFGVLCGSTTQAILLSIITALTDWQKQVDKARDRVIDKPTVNNC, from the exons ATGGAAGAACATGTTTCAATGGGAGAGAGCTTGTTGGTGAAGGGGGCGTCCGAAGCAGAAGTACCAAGGGTGGGAGGGAGAGGTGCAACTGCTGATGACTGGCTGTGCTGGGGATTGGTGGTAGAGGAAGCGAGAAGACAAGTTGTAATGGCGCTTCCCCTGGCGCTCGTCACCATGGTCCAGTTCCTGCTGCAGGCCGTCTCCCTTATGATGGTCGGCCACCTCGGAAGCCTCTATCTCTCCAGCGCCTccatctcctcctccctctgcAATGTCACCGGCTATATCGTCCTT CTAGGAATGGCAAGTGCCTTGGAGACATTATGTGGTCAAGCATATGGGGCAGAACAGTACCAAAAGGTGGGAGTATATACACAAAAGGCTATAGTAACCCTCCTGCTTGTGTGCATCCCAATAACTCTTTTATGGTTCTACATGGAGAAACTCCTCATTCTGATAGGGCAAGACCATGTTATTGCCCATGAAGCAGGCAAATATGCTGTCTTCTTGATCCCAGGACTTTTTGGTGCTGCTCTTTTGCAACCATTAGTAAAGTTTCTGCAGTCACAGAGTTTAGTATTGCCATTGCTGTTTGGTGCTGTTGTGACTCTCTGCTTCCATGTTCTTGTCTGTTGGCTGTTGGTCTTTAAATTTAGGATAGGACACGTTGGAGCAGCTATTTCTGTCAGTCTCTCCTATTGGATGAATTTGGTTATATTAGCACTATATGTCAAAGTTTCATCTGCCTGTAAGAAGACAGTTGCTCCATTCACAATGGAGGCCTTTACCAGGATACAGGACTTCCTTGGTCTTGCACTTTCATCTGCAGTCATGAtttg TCTGGAATTCTGGACATTTGAACTGCTGATATTGCTTTCTGGACTTTTACCTGACCCTGAGCTGCAAGCATCAGTTCTTTCAATTTG TGTTTACACCCTGAATGTGGTTTATTCTATACCATATGGTCTTGGTGCTGCTGCAAG CACTCGCATTTCAAATGAATTAGGAGCTGGATGGTCAAGAAGAGCTCGGTCAGCTGTTTGTGTTGTTATATTACTTGCTGTCATAGACATGTTAATTGTGAGTACGACTCTGTATGCCATCAGATATCTGTTGGGATATGCTTACAGCAGCGAGAAGGAAGTCATCCTGTATGTTGCAAAGGTGGTGCCTTTAGTTTCCCTGACATCATGCATGGATGCAATCCAAGGAGTGCTCTCAG GTGTTGCAAGAGGATGCGGATGGCAGCATCTTGGGGCATATGCCAACCTTGGAGCATTTTATCTGCTTGGGCTACCAATTTCAGCCATTTTAGgcttccattttcattttggagCAATTGGACTCTGGTTCGGTGTATTATGTGGTTCCACAACACAAGCAATTCTTCTCTCTATTATTACAGCACTTACTGATTGGCAAAAACAG
- the LOC116247223 gene encoding protein DETOXIFICATION 12-like isoform X2 codes for MEEHVSMGESLLVKGASEAEISRVGGRGATADDWLCWGLVVEEARRQVVMALPLALVTMVQFLLQAVSLMMVGHLGSLYLSSASISSSLCNVTGYIVLLGMASALETLCGQAYGAEQYQKVGVYTQKAIVTLLLVCIPITLLWFYMEKLLILIGQDHVIAHEAGKYAVFLIPGLFGAALLQPLVKFLQSQSLVLPLLFGAVVTLCFHVLVCWLLVFKFRIGHVGAAISVSLSYWMNLVILALYVKVSSACKKTVAPFTMEAFTRIQDFLGLALSSAVMICLEFWTFELLILLSGLLPDPELQASVLSICVYTLNVVYSIPYGLGAAASTRISNELGAGWSRRARSAVCVVILLAVIDMLIVSTTLYAIRYLLGYAYSSEKEVILYVAKVVPLVSLTSCMDAIQGVLSGVARGCGWQHLGAYANLGAFYLLGLPISAILGFHFHFGAIGLWFGVLCGSTTQAILLSIITALTDWQKQVDKARDRVIDKPTVNNC; via the exons GTGCAACTGCTGATGACTGGCTGTGCTGGGGATTGGTGGTAGAGGAAGCGAGAAGACAAGTTGTAATGGCGCTTCCCCTGGCGCTCGTCACCATGGTCCAGTTCCTGCTGCAGGCCGTCTCCCTTATGATGGTCGGCCACCTCGGAAGCCTCTATCTCTCCAGCGCCTccatctcctcctccctctgcAATGTCACCGGCTATATCGTCCTT CTAGGAATGGCAAGTGCCTTGGAGACATTATGTGGTCAAGCATATGGGGCAGAACAGTACCAAAAGGTGGGAGTATATACACAAAAGGCTATAGTAACCCTCCTGCTTGTGTGCATCCCAATAACTCTTTTATGGTTCTACATGGAGAAACTCCTCATTCTGATAGGGCAAGACCATGTTATTGCCCATGAAGCAGGCAAATATGCTGTCTTCTTGATCCCAGGACTTTTTGGTGCTGCTCTTTTGCAACCATTAGTAAAGTTTCTGCAGTCACAGAGTTTAGTATTGCCATTGCTGTTTGGTGCTGTTGTGACTCTCTGCTTCCATGTTCTTGTCTGTTGGCTGTTGGTCTTTAAATTTAGGATAGGACACGTTGGAGCAGCTATTTCTGTCAGTCTCTCCTATTGGATGAATTTGGTTATATTAGCACTATATGTCAAAGTTTCATCTGCCTGTAAGAAGACAGTTGCTCCATTCACAATGGAGGCCTTTACCAGGATACAGGACTTCCTTGGTCTTGCACTTTCATCTGCAGTCATGAtttg TCTGGAATTCTGGACATTTGAACTGCTGATATTGCTTTCTGGACTTTTACCTGACCCTGAGCTGCAAGCATCAGTTCTTTCAATTTG TGTTTACACCCTGAATGTGGTTTATTCTATACCATATGGTCTTGGTGCTGCTGCAAG CACTCGCATTTCAAATGAATTAGGAGCTGGATGGTCAAGAAGAGCTCGGTCAGCTGTTTGTGTTGTTATATTACTTGCTGTCATAGACATGTTAATTGTGAGTACGACTCTGTATGCCATCAGATATCTGTTGGGATATGCTTACAGCAGCGAGAAGGAAGTCATCCTGTATGTTGCAAAGGTGGTGCCTTTAGTTTCCCTGACATCATGCATGGATGCAATCCAAGGAGTGCTCTCAG GTGTTGCAAGAGGATGCGGATGGCAGCATCTTGGGGCATATGCCAACCTTGGAGCATTTTATCTGCTTGGGCTACCAATTTCAGCCATTTTAGgcttccattttcattttggagCAATTGGACTCTGGTTCGGTGTATTATGTGGTTCCACAACACAAGCAATTCTTCTCTCTATTATTACAGCACTTACTGATTGGCAAAAACAG
- the LOC116247223 gene encoding protein DETOXIFICATION 12-like isoform X6: protein MEEHVSMGESLLVKGASEAEVPRVGGRGATADDWLCWGLVVEEARRQVVMALPLALVTMVQFLLQAVSLMMVGHLGSLYLSSASISSSLCNVTGYIVLLGMASALETLCGQAYGAEQYQKVGVYTQKAIVTLLLVCIPITLLWFYMEKLLILIGQDHVIAHEAGKYAVFLIPGLFGAALLQPLVKFLQSQSLVLPLLFGAVVTLCFHVLVCWLLVFKFRIGHVGAAISVSLSYWMNLVILALYVKVSSACKKTVAPFTMEAFTRIQDFLGLALSSAVMICLEFWTFELLILLSGLLPDPELQASVLSICVYTLNVVYSIPYGLGAAASTRISNELGAGWSRRARSAVCVVILLAVIDMLIVSTTLYAIRYLLGYAYSSEKEVILYVAKVVPLVSLTSCMDAIQGVLSGVARGCGWQHLGAYANLGAFYLLGLPISAILGFHFHFGAIGLWFGVLCGSTTQAILLSIITALTDWQKQVDKARDRVIE from the exons ATGGAAGAACATGTTTCAATGGGAGAGAGCTTGTTGGTGAAGGGGGCGTCCGAAGCAGAAGTACCAAGGGTGGGAGGGAGAGGTGCAACTGCTGATGACTGGCTGTGCTGGGGATTGGTGGTAGAGGAAGCGAGAAGACAAGTTGTAATGGCGCTTCCCCTGGCGCTCGTCACCATGGTCCAGTTCCTGCTGCAGGCCGTCTCCCTTATGATGGTCGGCCACCTCGGAAGCCTCTATCTCTCCAGCGCCTccatctcctcctccctctgcAATGTCACCGGCTATATCGTCCTT CTAGGAATGGCAAGTGCCTTGGAGACATTATGTGGTCAAGCATATGGGGCAGAACAGTACCAAAAGGTGGGAGTATATACACAAAAGGCTATAGTAACCCTCCTGCTTGTGTGCATCCCAATAACTCTTTTATGGTTCTACATGGAGAAACTCCTCATTCTGATAGGGCAAGACCATGTTATTGCCCATGAAGCAGGCAAATATGCTGTCTTCTTGATCCCAGGACTTTTTGGTGCTGCTCTTTTGCAACCATTAGTAAAGTTTCTGCAGTCACAGAGTTTAGTATTGCCATTGCTGTTTGGTGCTGTTGTGACTCTCTGCTTCCATGTTCTTGTCTGTTGGCTGTTGGTCTTTAAATTTAGGATAGGACACGTTGGAGCAGCTATTTCTGTCAGTCTCTCCTATTGGATGAATTTGGTTATATTAGCACTATATGTCAAAGTTTCATCTGCCTGTAAGAAGACAGTTGCTCCATTCACAATGGAGGCCTTTACCAGGATACAGGACTTCCTTGGTCTTGCACTTTCATCTGCAGTCATGAtttg TCTGGAATTCTGGACATTTGAACTGCTGATATTGCTTTCTGGACTTTTACCTGACCCTGAGCTGCAAGCATCAGTTCTTTCAATTTG TGTTTACACCCTGAATGTGGTTTATTCTATACCATATGGTCTTGGTGCTGCTGCAAG CACTCGCATTTCAAATGAATTAGGAGCTGGATGGTCAAGAAGAGCTCGGTCAGCTGTTTGTGTTGTTATATTACTTGCTGTCATAGACATGTTAATTGTGAGTACGACTCTGTATGCCATCAGATATCTGTTGGGATATGCTTACAGCAGCGAGAAGGAAGTCATCCTGTATGTTGCAAAGGTGGTGCCTTTAGTTTCCCTGACATCATGCATGGATGCAATCCAAGGAGTGCTCTCAG GTGTTGCAAGAGGATGCGGATGGCAGCATCTTGGGGCATATGCCAACCTTGGAGCATTTTATCTGCTTGGGCTACCAATTTCAGCCATTTTAGgcttccattttcattttggagCAATTGGACTCTGGTTCGGTGTATTATGTGGTTCCACAACACAAGCAATTCTTCTCTCTATTATTACAGCACTTACTGATTGGCAAAAACAG GTTGACAAAGCAAGGGATAGAGTGATTGAATGA